The following is a genomic window from Bosea sp. RAC05.
ATCCTCGTGCTCTCGGTGCTCTATCTGCCGGGCTTCGCCCGCGTCACCCATGCCGAGGTCCTCGCGGTCAAGAACCGCGACTATGTCGAGGCGACGCGCGCGCTCGGCGCCCGGCCCGCCTATCTCTTGCTGCGGACCGTGCTGCCCAACATCGCCGGGCCGATCCTGGTCCAGCTCTCGCTGGCGGTCGCCGCCGCCGTCGTTCTGGAGAGCGGGCTCTCCTTCCTCGGTCTCGGCGTCGTCCCGCCCGCCCCCTCCTGGGGGCTGATGATCCGCGGCGCGCGCGCCACCATGGAGCAGGCGCCGCTGCTGCTGGTCTGGCCCTGCGCGGCACTTACGCTCACCATCCTCGCCATGAACCTGCTCTGCGACGGCCTGCGCGACGCGCTCGACCCGCGCACCGCCGGCCGTTGAACCACCACCGAACCCTGCAAGGACACAGTCCCATGGCTGCCAAAACCGACCCCCTCGTCCATATGGGCACGATCACCGGGGGCGAGGCCCGCGAGATCCTGAAGGACAACCCCGTCATCCTGCTCCCCATGGGCAGCCATGAGGACCAGGGCCCTCACGCCCCGATGGGTGACTACCTTCTCGCCGAGAAGATCGCCGAGCTCGCCGCCATCCGCGCCAGCAAGGCCGGGACGCGCACGCTGGTGGCGCCCGTGCTGCCCTTCGGCGGCGCCGACTGGTTCGGCTCGATGACCGGCGGCATCGCGATCTCGCAGGCGACGCTGACCACCGTCATCGCCGAGATGGTGGATTCGCTGCATCGCAATGGCCTCACCCGGATCATCGTCATCAACGGCCATGGCGGCAATGTCGGCCCGATCTCGGAGGTCGCCCGCGAACTCTATCTGCGCGAGCAGATCGTCCTGCCGAGCCTTTATCTCTGGCGTATCGGCTACGGCCTGCTGCCGGGCATCCTCGGCGGAGCCGACAAGGCCGCCGCCGTCGCCGGCCACGGCGCCGACCCGCTGACCTCGATCGGCCTGCATCTCTTCCCCGAGCTGATCCGCAAGGACCTGATCCCCGACGCCAAGCCGCTGAAGCGCGACCCCATCCTCGACCTGCCCTTCACCGGGCTCGGCCTCGCGAGCTTCGAGGGCCACGAGGTCGCGATGCCCAACGAATATGACGAGACCTACAATCTCGGCGTCGCCAAGGGCGATCCGCGCCTCTGCTCGGCCGAGACCGGCGCCGCGCTGACCGAGAAGCTGACCGACATCTGCGCCCGCTTCATCGCGCATTTCGCCAGCAAGGTCGAAGCCTGACCCGGCCTGCCGCCGCGGCATGCCGCGGCGGCCCTCCCCAGCCTCGTCGGAACGGGCGATGGTGTCGCGGCTCGACCTCCCTCCGGAAGCACACCTGCCATGACCACGACCGCCCGCGCCCCCCGCGTCACTCCCTTCACCTGCGACAAGAAGCCGGCGACGGGCTCGCGCGG
Proteins encoded in this region:
- a CDS encoding creatininase family protein, producing the protein MAAKTDPLVHMGTITGGEAREILKDNPVILLPMGSHEDQGPHAPMGDYLLAEKIAELAAIRASKAGTRTLVAPVLPFGGADWFGSMTGGIAISQATLTTVIAEMVDSLHRNGLTRIIVINGHGGNVGPISEVARELYLREQIVLPSLYLWRIGYGLLPGILGGADKAAAVAGHGADPLTSIGLHLFPELIRKDLIPDAKPLKRDPILDLPFTGLGLASFEGHEVAMPNEYDETYNLGVAKGDPRLCSAETGAALTEKLTDICARFIAHFASKVEA
- a CDS encoding ABC transporter permease; protein product: MSGSRHFKRLWLPGGFVALIALAALCAPLFPLPDPIRQDVANRLAGPMAGSWLGRDEFGRDVLARLLWGARTSLGVAFVSALTAGAIGVLLGLIGGWGKGAAAFLSVRSMDVVLCFPPVLLALLVVTLLGPGAATLILVLSVLYLPGFARVTHAEVLAVKNRDYVEATRALGARPAYLLLRTVLPNIAGPILVQLSLAVAAAVVLESGLSFLGLGVVPPAPSWGLMIRGARATMEQAPLLLVWPCAALTLTILAMNLLCDGLRDALDPRTAGR